The Diceros bicornis minor isolate mBicDic1 chromosome 15, mDicBic1.mat.cur, whole genome shotgun sequence genome has a window encoding:
- the POGLUT1 gene encoding protein O-glucosyltransferase 1 isoform X1, with product MERWARSQLRLGLLLLLLPPVPGRQKESGSKWKVFIDQINRSLENYEPCSSQNCSCYHGVIEEDLTPFRGGISRKMMAEVVKRKLGTHYQIIKNRLYRENDCMFPSRCSGVEHFILEVIGRLPDMEMVINVRDYPQVPKWMEPAIPVFSFSKTSEYHDIMYPAWTFWEGGPAVWPLYPTGLGRWDLFREDLVRSAAQWPWKKKNSTAYFRGSRTSPERDPLILLSRKNPKLVDAEYTKNQAWKSMKDTLGKPAAQDVHLVDHCKYKYLFNFRGVAASFRFKHLFLCGSLVFHVGDEWLEFFYPQLKPWVHYIPVKTDLSNVQELLQFVKANDDIAQEIAERGSQFILNHLQMDDITCYWENLLTEYSKFLSYNVTRRKGYNQIIPKILKTEL from the exons ATGGAGCGGTGGGCGCGCTCGCAGCTTCGGCTGGGACTGCTGTTGCTGCTCCTGCCCCCCGTGCCGGGCCGCCAGAAGGAGTCAG GTTCAAAATGGAAAGTATTTATTGACCAAATTAACAGGTCTTTGGAGAATTATGAACCATGTTCAAGTCAAAACTGCAGCTGCTACCATGG TGTCATAGAAGAGGATCTGACTCCTTTCCGAGGAGGTATCTCCAGGAAGATGATGGCGGAGGTAGTCAAACGGAAACTGGGAACCCACTATCAGATCATTAAGAACAGATTGTACCGAGAAAATGACTGCATGTTCCCTTCGAG GTGTAGTGGTGTTGAACACTTTATTTTGGAAGTTATCGGGCGCCTCCCTGACATGGAGATGGTGATCAATGTACGAGATTATCCTCAGGTTCCTAAATGGATGGAACCTGCCATTCCAGTCTTCTCTTTCAGTAAG ACATCTGAGTACCATGATATCATGTATCCTGCTTGGACGTTTTGGGAAGGAGGGCCTGCTGTTTGGCCACTTTATCCTACAGGTCTTGGACGGTGGGATCTCTTCAGGGAAGATCTGGTAAG GTCAGCAGCACAgtggccatggaagaagaaaaattccACAGCATATTTCCGAGGCTCAAG GACAAGTCCAGAACGAGATCCTCTCATTCTTCTGTCTCGGAAAAATCCAAAACTTGTTGATGCAGAATACACCAAAAACCAGGCCTGGAAATCTATGAAA GATACCTTGGGAAAGCCAGCTGCTCAGGATGTCCATCTCGTGGATCACTGCAAATACAA GTATCTGTTTAATTTTCGGGGAGTAGCTGCAAGTTTCCGGTTCAAACACCTCTTCTTGTGTGGTTCACTTGTTTTCCACGTTGGTGATGAGTGGCTGGAATTCTTCTATCCTCAACTAAAGCCATGGGTTCACTATATCCCAGTCAAAACAGACCTCTCCAACGTACA gGAGCTATTGCAATTTGTAAAAGCAAATGATGACATAGCTCAAGAAATTGCTGAAAG GGGAAGCCAGTTTATTTTGAACCACTTGCAGATGGATGACATCACCTGTTACTGGGAGAACCTGTTGACTGAATACTCTAAATTCCTCTCCTATAATGTAACAAGAAGGAAAGGCTACAATCAAATTATTCCCaaaattttgaaaactgaacTCTAG
- the POGLUT1 gene encoding protein O-glucosyltransferase 1 isoform X2, translating to MERWARSQLRLGLLLLLLPPVPGRQKESGSKWKVFIDQINRSLENYEPCSSQNCSCYHGVIEEDLTPFRGGISRKMMAEVVKRKLGTHYQIIKNRLYRENDCMFPSRCSGVEHFILEVIGRLPDMEMVINVRDYPQVPKWMEPAIPVFSFSKTSEYHDIMYPAWTFWEGGPAVWPLYPTGLGRWDLFREDLVRSAAQWPWKKKNSTAYFRGSRTSPERDPLILLSRKNPKLVDAEYTKNQAWKSMKDTLGKPAAQDVHLVDHCKYKELLQFVKANDDIAQEIAERGSQFILNHLQMDDITCYWENLLTEYSKFLSYNVTRRKGYNQIIPKILKTEL from the exons ATGGAGCGGTGGGCGCGCTCGCAGCTTCGGCTGGGACTGCTGTTGCTGCTCCTGCCCCCCGTGCCGGGCCGCCAGAAGGAGTCAG GTTCAAAATGGAAAGTATTTATTGACCAAATTAACAGGTCTTTGGAGAATTATGAACCATGTTCAAGTCAAAACTGCAGCTGCTACCATGG TGTCATAGAAGAGGATCTGACTCCTTTCCGAGGAGGTATCTCCAGGAAGATGATGGCGGAGGTAGTCAAACGGAAACTGGGAACCCACTATCAGATCATTAAGAACAGATTGTACCGAGAAAATGACTGCATGTTCCCTTCGAG GTGTAGTGGTGTTGAACACTTTATTTTGGAAGTTATCGGGCGCCTCCCTGACATGGAGATGGTGATCAATGTACGAGATTATCCTCAGGTTCCTAAATGGATGGAACCTGCCATTCCAGTCTTCTCTTTCAGTAAG ACATCTGAGTACCATGATATCATGTATCCTGCTTGGACGTTTTGGGAAGGAGGGCCTGCTGTTTGGCCACTTTATCCTACAGGTCTTGGACGGTGGGATCTCTTCAGGGAAGATCTGGTAAG GTCAGCAGCACAgtggccatggaagaagaaaaattccACAGCATATTTCCGAGGCTCAAG GACAAGTCCAGAACGAGATCCTCTCATTCTTCTGTCTCGGAAAAATCCAAAACTTGTTGATGCAGAATACACCAAAAACCAGGCCTGGAAATCTATGAAA GATACCTTGGGAAAGCCAGCTGCTCAGGATGTCCATCTCGTGGATCACTGCAAATACAA gGAGCTATTGCAATTTGTAAAAGCAAATGATGACATAGCTCAAGAAATTGCTGAAAG GGGAAGCCAGTTTATTTTGAACCACTTGCAGATGGATGACATCACCTGTTACTGGGAGAACCTGTTGACTGAATACTCTAAATTCCTCTCCTATAATGTAACAAGAAGGAAAGGCTACAATCAAATTATTCCCaaaattttgaaaactgaacTCTAG